One stretch of Chryseobacterium sp. LJ668 DNA includes these proteins:
- the glf gene encoding UDP-galactopyranose mutase: MYDFLIVGCGFAGAVLAERLASEGKKILIVDKRDHIAGNAYDYYNDEGILIHKYGPHIFHTNSEDVFKYLGKFTEWRPYEHRVLGSVDGLLVPIPINLTTINELYGKNLTSDEVTDFLASKAEKRSPIRTSEDVVLNVVGKELYEKFFKGYTKKQWDLDPSELDASVTARVPTRTNKDDRYFTDTYQAMPKHGYTEMFKKMLSHKNISIMLQTDYKDIIDVIPFRRLIYTGPIDSYFDYCYGKLPYRSINFKFETLNQEVYQNTGTVNYPTSNLYTRITEFKYLTGQKNPKSTIVYEYPTAEGDPYYPIPRKQNQEIYNQYKKLAEEHPDVFFTGRLATYKYYNMDQVVAQSLALYRKIKNQEVHVQ, translated from the coding sequence ATGTATGATTTTTTAATTGTGGGCTGCGGCTTTGCCGGTGCAGTATTAGCAGAACGTCTTGCGTCAGAAGGGAAAAAAATATTAATTGTGGACAAACGTGATCATATTGCCGGAAATGCTTATGATTATTATAATGATGAAGGAATTCTCATTCATAAATACGGACCTCACATATTTCACACCAATTCTGAAGACGTTTTTAAATATTTAGGAAAATTTACCGAGTGGAGACCTTATGAGCATCGGGTTTTAGGAAGTGTAGACGGTTTATTGGTTCCTATTCCCATTAACCTTACCACAATTAATGAACTGTACGGTAAAAATCTTACATCTGATGAGGTTACAGATTTCCTGGCGTCAAAAGCGGAAAAAAGAAGTCCGATTCGTACTTCAGAAGATGTCGTATTAAACGTAGTGGGAAAAGAGTTGTATGAGAAATTTTTTAAAGGGTATACTAAAAAACAGTGGGATCTTGATCCTTCTGAGCTTGATGCTTCAGTGACTGCACGTGTTCCGACACGAACGAATAAGGATGACCGTTATTTTACAGATACTTATCAGGCAATGCCCAAACATGGATACACCGAAATGTTTAAAAAAATGCTGTCTCATAAAAATATCAGTATCATGCTGCAGACAGATTATAAGGATATTATTGATGTAATACCGTTCAGAAGATTGATTTACACAGGTCCGATTGACTCTTATTTTGATTACTGCTATGGTAAGCTGCCGTACCGATCTATTAATTTTAAATTTGAAACATTAAATCAGGAAGTTTATCAAAACACTGGAACAGTGAATTATCCGACCTCAAATCTGTACACCAGGATTACTGAATTTAAATATTTAACAGGACAAAAAAACCCGAAAAGCACGATCGTTTATGAATACCCGACTGCTGAAGGAGATCCTTATTACCCAATCCCGAGAAAACAAAACCAGGAAATTTACAATCAGTATAAAAAACTGGCAGAAGAGCATCCGGATGTTTTTTTCACAGGTCGACTCGCCACTTATAAATACTATAATATGGATCAGGTAGTGGCACAGTCGCTCGCACTGTACCGAAAAATTAAAAATCAGGAAGTACATGTTCAGTAA
- a CDS encoding glycosyltransferase, translating into MYQVFYFEEPKIGDSDMYIVNIQDGVYIIELLVTNHDDTTNERIRNLIRQLMVEYDIEDYISWYYTPMALQFTDHLNPEILIYDSMDELSAFKFAPPQILQLEQELFRKADVVFTGGNSLYQAKKSRHHNIHAMPSSIDKLHFGKARSVHSDPFDQSSIGFPRLGFFGVVDERFDIELLRTVSARQPDWQFIIIGPVVKISHEELPKAPNIHYLGPKSYSELPNYIAHWDIALILFALNESTEFISPTKTPEYLAAGKPVISTAIKDVVHPYGNAGLVQIIDDAESFISAAEKIFADTEKDHWLRTVDHFLADDSWDNTFNKMNALINNVKINNKKKQINHV; encoded by the coding sequence ATGTACCAAGTCTTTTATTTTGAAGAGCCAAAGATCGGAGATTCCGACATGTATATTGTCAATATTCAGGACGGAGTATATATCATCGAACTTCTGGTAACCAATCATGATGATACGACCAATGAAAGAATCCGTAATCTTATCAGACAGCTGATGGTGGAATATGACATTGAAGATTATATCAGCTGGTATTATACTCCGATGGCTCTTCAGTTTACCGATCACCTTAATCCTGAAATTTTAATTTATGATTCTATGGATGAGTTGTCTGCATTCAAATTTGCCCCACCTCAAATTCTCCAGCTGGAGCAAGAACTTTTCCGAAAAGCTGATGTTGTTTTCACAGGCGGAAACTCTTTGTATCAAGCCAAGAAAAGCCGTCACCACAATATCCATGCAATGCCAAGCAGCATTGATAAATTACATTTCGGAAAAGCAAGAAGTGTACATTCAGACCCATTTGACCAGTCATCCATAGGCTTTCCTAGATTAGGTTTCTTTGGTGTTGTTGATGAGAGATTTGATATTGAGCTTCTCCGTACTGTTTCTGCGCGGCAGCCAGACTGGCAATTTATAATCATCGGTCCAGTAGTAAAGATCAGTCACGAAGAATTACCGAAGGCACCAAATATTCACTATTTAGGTCCAAAAAGCTATTCAGAATTGCCTAATTATATTGCTCATTGGGATATTGCGCTTATTTTATTTGCGCTCAATGAATCTACTGAATTTATAAGCCCTACAAAAACCCCGGAATACCTTGCCGCAGGAAAACCTGTGATATCAACTGCGATTAAAGATGTTGTTCATCCGTATGGCAATGCAGGTCTTGTGCAAATCATTGATGATGCAGAATCATTTATTTCAGCTGCTGAAAAAATCTTTGCCGATACCGAGAAGGACCATTGGCTTCGAACAGTTGATCATTTTCTGGCAGATGATTCCTGGGATAATACCTTTAATAAAATGAATGCTTTAATCAATAATGTAAAAATTAACAACAAAAAAAAACAAATCAATCATGTATGA
- a CDS encoding YciE/YciF ferroxidase family protein: protein MAKSTSTKTTVTDKTENNTSTKSKPSASTGKIKAKSDAAENLRDFLIDGLKDLYWAETHLSKALVKMEKNATSPKLKEAINNHKTETDEQVSRLEQVFEALGEKAKAVKCDAMDGLIKEGEGIMEETEAGAVRDAGIIAAAQKVEHYEIASYGTLVSYCKLLQEEEAMNILQSTLDEEKNCDTLLTELAISEINLEAAK from the coding sequence ATGGCAAAATCGACAAGTACAAAAACGACTGTTACTGATAAAACAGAAAACAACACAAGTACTAAATCAAAACCAAGTGCTTCTACAGGGAAAATTAAAGCTAAAAGTGATGCTGCAGAAAACTTAAGAGATTTTCTAATCGATGGATTAAAAGATCTGTACTGGGCTGAAACCCATCTTTCTAAAGCATTGGTTAAAATGGAGAAAAATGCTACCTCTCCTAAACTTAAAGAAGCAATCAATAACCACAAAACAGAGACTGATGAGCAGGTATCTCGTCTTGAGCAAGTATTTGAGGCATTGGGAGAAAAAGCAAAAGCAGTAAAATGTGATGCGATGGATGGGCTGATAAAAGAAGGTGAAGGTATCATGGAGGAAACGGAAGCAGGAGCAGTAAGAGATGCAGGAATCATTGCAGCTGCACAGAAAGTTGAACATTATGAGATTGCATCTTACGGTACTTTGGTATCATACTGCAAGTTACTTCAGGAAGAGGAAGCAATGAACATCCTTCAGTCTACTTTAGATGAGGAAAAAAATTGTGATACATTATTAACTGAACTTGCCATTTCTGAAATTAATCTGGAAGCGGCAAAATAG
- a CDS encoding sensor histidine kinase: MKLSDTPLLKNIIESAPIGSCILDVNDFAVELCNDRFSEFSGMSKETLAGKSIFDIFADQYTFDRKIISNVIKNKETIYADEVSMIFTDYSKDKDINVTFIYAPVLDDNGQISKIAIWAMENAAESKEQKIAEEKTASECERERTNAILNQIPAGIAVLSGKKLIFELVNPVYQSLVPERALLGRPFVEALPELQDSEINRALNKVYQEGVSLNFSDQLVPLSVLEHGALEERYFTFTFVPRFNSEGVVDGVFIITFEVTHIVDNQINLDQANNNLNQIINMLPASVVVIRHDELIVEMINDANLAYWKKTRDEVIGRPFLEILPDLADQPFASQLRSVMHTGEIIDIKESPVLFVEPDGMIRETFVDYTYQPLTGLDGKRDGVLVMSFEITDRIRAKKQLEKYADQLSMANHQLSELNNKLSKSESRFKYVFHEAPVAIGLLQGRDLVIESANNKILELWGKTDSIIGITLEEALPEIKDQPFLGLLDNVFSTGKPFYANEIKAMLMHEQELKEIFFNVVYQPIANTNGNIADILVVAVDVTEQVNARKLVEKSEAYFKMLADLIPAKISNALPNGEVTFFNKRWLEYSGMSFENLRDFGYQQMIHPDELEHFQSGLAEAAATGVAHVSEMRFKNKEGKFIWHLNIASPILDDNGAITMWIGSTTDIQWLKEEEQRKNDFIGMVSHELKTPLTSVNTYLQLLLKKAENTEDRFQKQAYVQSLKQIRHMTEMINGFLDVSRLESAKLHIEKADFEISALFTEVSIDYQLQYSTHEIIVDPAPTTTVNADRAKIAQVLNNMVSNAVKYSEVGSRIDISFERAGKNIRFIVKDRGMGIQPENLKKLFERYYRVKQDNKIAGFGIGLYLSAEIIKAHGGEIWAESSLGKGSTFYFELPAHQDNRKIK, from the coding sequence ATGAAATTATCTGATACTCCTCTGCTAAAAAATATAATCGAGTCGGCACCAATCGGCAGTTGTATATTAGATGTCAATGATTTTGCTGTTGAATTATGCAATGACAGGTTTTCAGAGTTTTCCGGGATGTCTAAAGAAACTCTCGCTGGAAAATCCATTTTTGACATTTTCGCAGATCAATATACATTTGATAGAAAAATAATTTCAAATGTTATCAAAAACAAAGAGACCATTTATGCGGATGAGGTAAGCATGATATTTACTGATTATAGTAAAGATAAGGACATCAATGTGACATTCATCTATGCTCCTGTTCTGGATGATAATGGTCAGATTTCAAAAATTGCTATTTGGGCAATGGAAAATGCCGCAGAAAGCAAAGAACAGAAAATCGCAGAAGAAAAGACAGCTTCAGAATGTGAACGGGAACGCACAAATGCGATTTTAAATCAAATTCCTGCAGGCATAGCTGTTTTATCAGGAAAGAAATTGATATTCGAGCTGGTAAATCCCGTCTATCAGTCATTGGTACCTGAAAGAGCACTTTTAGGAAGACCTTTTGTTGAAGCATTACCAGAATTGCAGGATTCGGAGATCAACCGTGCATTAAATAAGGTATATCAGGAAGGAGTTTCCCTGAATTTTAGCGATCAGCTTGTTCCTCTTTCAGTTCTGGAGCATGGGGCATTAGAGGAACGCTATTTTACATTCACATTCGTTCCCAGATTTAATTCTGAAGGAGTGGTAGATGGAGTATTTATCATCACTTTTGAAGTCACACATATTGTAGATAATCAAATAAATCTCGATCAGGCAAACAATAATTTAAATCAGATTATCAATATGCTGCCTGCATCTGTTGTCGTAATACGCCATGACGAGCTCATCGTTGAAATGATCAATGATGCCAACCTCGCCTACTGGAAAAAAACGCGGGATGAGGTAATTGGTAGACCTTTCCTCGAAATTTTGCCGGATCTTGCCGATCAGCCATTTGCATCACAGCTCAGAAGCGTAATGCATACCGGAGAAATTATTGATATAAAAGAAAGCCCGGTACTTTTTGTAGAGCCAGACGGAATGATCCGTGAAACCTTTGTTGATTATACGTACCAGCCTTTAACCGGTTTAGACGGAAAACGCGATGGTGTGCTTGTAATGTCATTCGAAATCACAGACAGAATAAGGGCAAAAAAGCAGCTCGAAAAGTACGCCGATCAGCTGTCAATGGCTAATCATCAGTTATCTGAACTTAATAATAAATTGTCAAAAAGTGAGTCAAGATTTAAATACGTTTTCCATGAGGCTCCCGTTGCTATAGGCCTTCTTCAGGGCAGAGACTTGGTCATAGAATCAGCGAACAATAAAATTTTGGAATTATGGGGCAAAACCGACAGCATCATAGGAATTACATTAGAAGAAGCGCTTCCTGAAATTAAAGACCAGCCATTTCTAGGCTTACTGGATAACGTTTTTTCTACTGGAAAACCATTTTATGCAAATGAAATAAAGGCTATGCTGATGCATGAGCAGGAATTAAAAGAGATTTTCTTTAATGTCGTATATCAGCCAATCGCAAATACAAACGGAAATATTGCTGATATATTGGTAGTGGCAGTAGATGTTACCGAGCAGGTAAATGCACGGAAATTAGTAGAGAAAAGTGAGGCTTACTTTAAAATGCTTGCAGATCTTATCCCTGCTAAGATATCGAACGCCTTACCCAACGGAGAAGTCACTTTTTTTAATAAAAGATGGCTTGAATATTCGGGTATGAGCTTTGAAAATCTTCGTGATTTCGGGTATCAGCAAATGATACATCCGGATGAGCTTGAGCACTTTCAATCAGGTTTAGCGGAAGCAGCAGCAACCGGTGTTGCGCATGTTTCTGAAATGCGTTTTAAAAATAAAGAGGGTAAATTCATTTGGCACCTGAATATAGCCTCTCCTATTCTGGATGACAATGGAGCCATCACCATGTGGATAGGATCTACTACAGACATTCAATGGCTGAAAGAAGAAGAACAGCGTAAAAATGATTTTATAGGAATGGTCTCACACGAGCTAAAAACACCGCTTACATCAGTAAATACATATTTGCAGCTGCTTCTCAAAAAGGCAGAAAACACAGAAGACCGTTTCCAAAAACAGGCATATGTGCAGTCTCTTAAACAGATCAGACACATGACTGAGATGATCAATGGTTTTCTGGATGTTTCGAGACTTGAATCTGCAAAACTGCATATCGAAAAGGCTGACTTCGAAATATCAGCCCTATTTACAGAAGTAAGTATTGACTATCAGCTACAATACTCTACGCATGAGATTATTGTAGATCCTGCGCCGACGACGACAGTAAATGCAGACCGGGCAAAAATAGCACAGGTACTGAATAATATGGTAAGCAATGCCGTAAAATACTCAGAAGTAGGCTCCAGAATAGATATTTCTTTTGAAAGGGCCGGCAAAAACATCAGATTCATTGTGAAAGATAGAGGAATGGGAATACAGCCGGAAAATCTTAAAAAGCTTTTCGAGCGCTATTACCGGGTAAAGCAAGACAACAAAATTGCGGGCTTCGGAATTGGGCTCTACCTCAGTGCAGAAATAATTAAAGCACATGGAGGTGAAATTTGGGCAGAAAGTAGTCTGGGAAAAGGATCTACCTTTTATTTCGAATTACCTGCTCATCAAGATAATCGGAAAATAAAATAG
- the ccoG gene encoding cytochrome c oxidase accessory protein CcoG, with translation MEDYNKQEVKGGQGQVVEPETYRDSIGTMEQSGKRKWVFPKKPKGRYTNYRNIVAYALLTFYFTLPFITINGNPALQLNIISRQVFIAGQPFYPQDFFILTIGAIVSLICIIIFTIAFGRIFCGWICPQTIFLENVFRKIEYAIEGDRNKQMKLDRQEWNSEKIWKRGLKWSIYIILSLIFTHFMFMYVVGYKEVFRILLEGPFEHPTNFIVMILLTAAFYFVFAWFREQVCTLVCPYGRLQGVLIDKETINVFYDFNRGENRAKWRKGEDRSAAGKGDCIDCYQCVVVCPTGIDIRDGQQLECVNCTACIDACDEVMDKVGLPKGLIRYASEKEIETGIPSKFNSRMKGFTILLVGLQLLLGYLVYSRADMEAKFIKPAGSTFFLREGKIINTYNYTFLNKTNDKKIVNIRILEPQNGEITYSTSSKITVARDKIVKGTINISFPEKQIKLSKQNIKIGVYDHEGNLLDTYDTYFEGPFKIQF, from the coding sequence ATGGAAGATTATAATAAACAGGAAGTGAAAGGCGGTCAAGGGCAAGTCGTCGAGCCAGAAACTTACAGAGATTCTATCGGCACGATGGAACAATCCGGTAAAAGAAAATGGGTATTTCCCAAAAAACCTAAAGGCAGATATACCAATTACAGGAATATTGTTGCTTACGCTTTGCTAACTTTTTATTTTACGCTTCCATTTATTACCATAAACGGTAATCCTGCATTACAGCTTAATATTATCAGTCGTCAGGTTTTTATCGCAGGTCAGCCTTTTTATCCGCAGGATTTTTTCATCCTGACAATCGGAGCAATTGTTTCTTTGATCTGTATCATCATTTTTACAATCGCTTTCGGAAGAATATTCTGCGGATGGATCTGTCCTCAGACAATTTTTTTGGAAAATGTCTTCCGTAAAATTGAATATGCCATCGAAGGCGACCGAAATAAGCAGATGAAACTTGACCGCCAGGAATGGAACTCAGAAAAAATATGGAAAAGAGGTCTTAAGTGGTCGATCTACATTATACTTTCTCTGATTTTTACCCATTTTATGTTTATGTATGTTGTAGGATATAAAGAAGTCTTCAGGATTTTGCTGGAAGGGCCTTTTGAACATCCCACCAATTTTATTGTGATGATTCTTCTAACCGCGGCGTTCTATTTTGTTTTCGCCTGGTTCAGAGAACAGGTTTGTACTTTGGTTTGCCCGTATGGGAGACTTCAGGGGGTGCTTATCGATAAAGAAACAATCAATGTATTTTACGATTTTAATCGTGGAGAAAACAGAGCGAAATGGAGAAAAGGTGAAGATCGAAGCGCAGCAGGAAAAGGTGACTGCATTGACTGCTATCAATGTGTGGTAGTCTGCCCTACCGGTATAGACATCAGAGACGGCCAGCAACTTGAATGCGTCAACTGTACTGCCTGTATCGATGCCTGTGATGAAGTAATGGATAAGGTAGGATTGCCAAAAGGTTTGATACGTTATGCATCAGAAAAGGAAATTGAAACGGGTATACCATCGAAATTTAACTCTAGGATGAAAGGCTTTACCATTCTGTTGGTCGGGTTACAGTTATTACTTGGCTACCTGGTTTACAGTCGCGCAGATATGGAAGCAAAATTTATAAAGCCTGCGGGAAGTACTTTTTTCTTAAGAGAGGGAAAAATCATTAATACGTATAATTATACTTTCTTAAACAAAACAAATGATAAAAAAATTGTAAACATCAGAATATTAGAACCTCAAAATGGTGAAATTACATATAGTACCTCCAGCAAAATTACGGTTGCAAGGGATAAAATTGTGAAAGGAACCATTAATATAAGTTTTCCTGAAAAACAAATCAAATTATCTAAACAAAATATAAAAATCGGGGTTTATGATCACGAAGGAAATCTTCTCGATACCTATGACACGTACTTTGAAGGTCCTTTTAAAATTCAGTTTTAA
- a CDS encoding CcoQ/FixQ family Cbb3-type cytochrome c oxidase assembly chaperone has product MKINVLTPMFVEKETTGLYEVLSLISIMLILLAVVIYIFTRKYTRDEVRAPLEDDNTTDSAHQK; this is encoded by the coding sequence ATGAAAATAAATGTTCTGACCCCAATGTTTGTAGAAAAAGAGACCACCGGGCTGTACGAGGTGCTGTCTTTGATTTCTATCATGCTGATATTATTAGCTGTAGTCATCTATATTTTCACCAGAAAGTATACCAGAGACGAAGTGCGCGCACCATTGGAAGACGATAATACGACAGATTCTGCGCATCAGAAGTAA